Below is a genomic region from Lysobacter terrestris.
CCGATGTGCGGATGGGTGAAGGCGAGCCGGCGCGCGTGCAGCAGCATGCGGTGCACGCCGAGCATGCGGAAGGTGCGGTTGTGGCGGCCGTCGCCGTGGCTGCTGTCGCCGATCAGGTGGTGGAACGCGTGCTTGAGGTGGCGGCGGATCTGGCGGAAGCGTCCGGTCTCCGGCTGCGCATCGAGCAGCGCGTAACGCGAAGTCGCAAAACCCTGCGACGGCAGCGGCAGTTCGCACGTCGCCAGCCGCGCGAAACGCGTCACTGCGGGCCGCTTCTGCGGCTTGCCCGGGCCGCCGTCGAGCGGATGGTCGATGCTGAAGCGTTCTTCCGGCCAGCCGCGGCACACCGCCCAGTAGTGCTTTTCAAAACCGGGTTTCTCCACCTCGCGCGACATCATCACCTGCCCCAACTGCGCCGCGGTGTCGCGATCGAACGCCAGCAGCAGGCAGCCGCTGGTGGCGCGGTCCAGGCGATGCACGAGGAAGATCGGCCGCCCCAGTTGTTCGCGCAGGCGATCGGCGAGGAAGTCGGTTTCGCCGCCGGCCAGCTTGCTGTCGTGGACCATCAGCCCGGCGGGCTTGTTGACCACGGCCAGCGCCGCATCGGCGTACAGCAGCTGCAGCGGCTGCAGCGGCGCTTCGGCAGGCACGGGCGGGGAGTCGGTCATTGCATGGACGGGCGGTGGTTACCATGCATTGTCGCCCACGCCGCGCGTGGCCACACCCGTTCGCCGCGCCTCACCGCATCCCGTCCATCAAGGAAGGATTCCATGCCGCACCGCTTTGCCCCACGCGCCCTCGTGCTCGCCCTCGTGCCCGCCTGCGCGTTCGCCCTTGCCGCCGCGCACGCGGCCGGCACGACGGTTCCGGCCGCGACAACGACCACGCCGGCCGCGATCGCCCTGCCCCGCCACGTCAGCGCCGGGCCGTGCATCGAGGGCATCTGCGAATACACCCTGGGCAACGGCCTGCGCGTGCTGCTGTTCCCCGATGCCAGCACGCCGACGGTAACGGTGAACCTCGCCTACGGCGTGGGCTCGGTGCACGAGAACTACGGCGAGACCGGCATGGCGCACCTGCTCGAGCACCTGCTGTTCAAGGGCACGCCGACGCACGCCGACATTCCCGGCGAGCTGAAGAAGCGCGGCATCGCCGCCAACGCGACCACCTCGTTCGACCGCACCAACTACTTCGGCTCGTTCCCGGCCAACGACGCCACGCTGGCCTGGCTGCTCGGTCTGGAAGCCGACCGCATGGTCCATTCGTTCGTGGCGAAGCAGGACCTCGACAGCGAGATGACCGTGGTGCGCAACGAGATGGAGCGCAACGAGAACAACCCGGCCGGCGTGCTCGCGCAGCGCGTGCGGTCCACCGCCTTCCTCTGGCACAACTACGGCAACACCACCATCGGCGCGCGCTCGGACGTCGAAGGCGTGCCGATCGGCAACCTGCAGGCCTTCTACCGCGCGTGGTACCGGCCGGACAACGCGACCCTGGTGGTCGCCGGCCGCATCGACCCGGCGCGCACGCTGGCGCTGGTCAACGCCGCGTTCGCCAAGGTGAAGCGGCCCGCCGCGCCGCTGCCCGCCTTCCACACCGCCGAACCGACCCAGGACGGCGAACGCGAGGTCAGCGTGCGCCGCAGCGGCGACATGCGCGTGCTGATGGCGGCCTACCACGTGCCGTCGGGCAACCACGCCGACGCCGCCGCGCTGAGCGTGCTCGCCAACGTGCT
It encodes:
- a CDS encoding pseudouridine synthase, which codes for MTDSPPVPAEAPLQPLQLLYADAALAVVNKPAGLMVHDSKLAGGETDFLADRLREQLGRPIFLVHRLDRATSGCLLLAFDRDTAAQLGQVMMSREVEKPGFEKHYWAVCRGWPEERFSIDHPLDGGPGKPQKRPAVTRFARLATCELPLPSQGFATSRYALLDAQPETGRFRQIRRHLKHAFHHLIGDSSHGDGRHNRTFRMLGVHRMLLHARRLAFTHPHIGARIVVDAPVDAEFAKALALFGYED